One genomic window of Vibrio ziniensis includes the following:
- a CDS encoding outer membrane protein transport protein, whose translation MNKTRLFKRSLLAVTVTLATQQAMAAGFQLNAQSATGLGRAFAGDAVIADNASVMARNPAAMALFDKMELSLGFESITTMIEVKDATYTGVGSISDTDDVGGTSVAPNIHLIVPVNDKFAWGVNAYTNFGTRTEFSDSYAASEYGGTTDVKSANFGLAGSYRLNEQLSFGAGLDIIYGQGTFKRSTSAVIQSATGIPQGTALVDIDKADGWAVGFNLGTVYELDENNRFGFGYHYSPEFTATDDKGQEITLPLPDIAEFSGFHKITDTSFAVHYSVQWIGWSAFDKIEMRKLDGALVGTSYDKQYQWQDGWHYSIGGTYYLNSDWTLRAGYMYDTSAQDELTSISVPDSDRQWLSAGFTYEIDDASNVDFGFTYLIGKDTKVNESVSLGAAGTSVSATTRADAILMGLQYSRSF comes from the coding sequence ATGAACAAGACGCGTCTGTTTAAACGTTCACTATTAGCAGTGACAGTAACACTAGCTACGCAGCAAGCAATGGCTGCTGGCTTCCAGCTCAACGCTCAATCAGCAACAGGTTTAGGCCGTGCATTTGCTGGTGATGCTGTAATCGCAGATAACGCTTCAGTAATGGCGCGTAACCCTGCAGCAATGGCACTTTTCGACAAGATGGAACTATCTCTAGGTTTCGAGTCTATTACGACTATGATCGAAGTAAAAGATGCTACCTATACAGGAGTAGGATCTATATCTGATACTGATGATGTTGGTGGTACATCTGTTGCGCCAAACATCCATTTGATTGTCCCTGTGAATGATAAATTCGCATGGGGCGTAAATGCTTATACTAACTTTGGTACACGAACAGAGTTCTCCGACAGTTACGCCGCTTCTGAGTATGGCGGTACTACAGATGTAAAAAGTGCTAACTTCGGTCTAGCTGGTTCATACCGTCTAAACGAACAACTTAGCTTTGGTGCTGGACTAGATATTATTTATGGTCAGGGTACATTTAAACGTTCTACAAGTGCAGTAATTCAAAGCGCGACTGGCATTCCTCAAGGCACTGCACTTGTTGATATTGATAAAGCTGACGGTTGGGCTGTTGGCTTTAACCTAGGTACGGTTTACGAACTTGACGAGAACAACCGTTTTGGATTTGGTTACCATTACAGCCCAGAGTTCACTGCAACAGATGATAAAGGTCAGGAAATAACCCTTCCATTACCAGATATTGCTGAATTCTCTGGTTTCCACAAAATCACAGATACATCATTTGCTGTTCATTATAGTGTACAGTGGATTGGTTGGAGTGCATTCGATAAGATTGAAATGCGTAAACTAGATGGCGCATTAGTAGGCACTTCTTATGATAAGCAGTACCAATGGCAAGATGGTTGGCACTACTCTATCGGTGGAACTTACTACCTGAACAGCGATTGGACTCTTCGCGCGGGTTATATGTATGATACTAGCGCGCAAGATGAGCTAACATCAATCTCTGTACCTGATTCAGATCGTCAATGGCTATCTGCTGGCTTCACTTACGAAATCGATGATGCGTCAAACGTTGATTTTGGTTTTACTTACCTAATTGGTAAAGATACAAAAGTTAATGAATCTGTTTCTTTAGGCGCGGCAGGTACTAGCGTTTCGGCAACAACACGTGCTGATGCCATCCTGATGGGCTTACAATACAGCCGTTCTTTCTAA
- a CDS encoding outer membrane protein transport protein, producing MKVNKTLLTLAVAASLASISITSQAAGFQLAEYSATGLGRAYAGEAAMADNAGAQWRNPAMLTYLKGTQVSTGAIYVNPNIDVHGNVTFNNTTSSVESNDYANDAVIPNFYLSHQINDKLVAGIALGTNYGMETELGSDFAASHFGDEAMVTTIEVNANLGYQLTKSVSIGGGIRYVMGEGHFGAKSPVQTEALGLPQGTTLKYMEGDDNAWGWQAGAAWQINQNNRVGLTYKSEVDLKLTGTANMYVSAYSSVINDTGYMVLTMPATAELASFHQLTDKLAVHGSINWTDWSSFEKLEAKLDTLGTVMVKEENWEDNYRFALGATYQLDSKLALRSGVAYDMGAVSDKNRTITIPETDRIWLSIGAGYDVTEEFTVDAGFTYILAKDASITESRGYESDDTAESVGGKFVGQTTGSVWLLGVQASYRF from the coding sequence ATGAAAGTAAATAAGACTCTCCTTACTCTAGCAGTGGCAGCTAGTTTAGCTAGCATATCAATTACCTCTCAAGCAGCAGGTTTTCAACTTGCAGAATATTCAGCAACAGGCTTAGGCCGTGCATACGCAGGTGAAGCAGCTATGGCAGATAATGCTGGAGCACAATGGCGCAACCCTGCAATGCTGACTTATCTAAAAGGCACACAAGTTTCAACCGGTGCTATTTATGTTAATCCTAATATTGATGTGCATGGCAATGTCACATTTAACAACACGACCAGTAGCGTTGAATCAAATGACTACGCGAACGATGCTGTCATTCCTAACTTTTACCTCTCTCACCAAATTAACGATAAACTCGTGGCGGGTATTGCTCTAGGTACAAATTACGGAATGGAAACTGAGCTAGGTTCAGACTTTGCAGCAAGCCACTTCGGCGACGAAGCAATGGTGACAACTATCGAAGTAAACGCAAATCTCGGTTATCAACTTACTAAATCTGTAAGTATCGGTGGTGGTATTCGTTATGTTATGGGAGAAGGACACTTCGGCGCAAAATCGCCTGTACAAACAGAAGCATTAGGTTTGCCGCAAGGCACTACCCTGAAATATATGGAAGGTGATGATAATGCATGGGGATGGCAAGCAGGCGCTGCATGGCAAATCAACCAAAACAACCGCGTCGGATTAACTTATAAGTCTGAAGTGGATCTTAAGCTAACAGGCACAGCTAACATGTATGTATCAGCATATAGCAGCGTAATTAATGATACAGGGTATATGGTGCTTACAATGCCAGCGACTGCTGAACTGGCGAGTTTCCATCAACTAACAGATAAACTAGCGGTTCACGGCAGCATCAACTGGACGGATTGGAGCAGCTTTGAAAAACTTGAGGCTAAGTTGGATACGCTAGGTACAGTAATGGTGAAAGAGGAAAATTGGGAAGATAACTACCGCTTCGCACTCGGAGCAACTTACCAACTAGATTCAAAACTTGCACTACGCAGTGGTGTTGCCTACGACATGGGTGCGGTAAGCGACAAAAACCGAACCATCACCATTCCAGAAACAGATCGTATCTGGCTGAGCATTGGTGCTGGCTATGATGTAACAGAAGAGTTCACCGTCGATGCTGGCTTTACTTACATTCTGGCGAAAGATGCTTCCATTACAGAATCACGCGGTTATGAATC
- a CDS encoding DUF3379 domain-containing protein has translation MDDLEFRRRAMSDPKQKSSEYAEALSKEANQKFLDDVLKFDAQIADAMKVDVPEGLADRILFKQSSQADNTTTVNFARKAMAMAASIAFVFGLLVGQVNWGKILVPPAQASLVDIAIKHVVDEEGFVSNLDEQVSSRQINAKLLPFAYKFSENFPYHVYYLNHCGFGHANALHMVFQGESGKVTLFVTGVQSDVNGHFNKDGMSGMVESIGNKSLILVGNSSENMRKIADNIIPLLTPSK, from the coding sequence ATGGATGATTTAGAATTTCGCCGCCGTGCCATGTCGGATCCGAAACAAAAAAGCAGTGAATATGCCGAAGCATTATCAAAAGAAGCAAACCAAAAGTTTTTAGATGATGTGCTAAAGTTCGATGCACAAATCGCCGATGCAATGAAAGTTGATGTACCTGAGGGCTTGGCAGACAGAATTTTGTTTAAGCAGAGTTCACAAGCCGATAATACCACGACTGTGAACTTTGCTCGAAAAGCGATGGCAATGGCCGCTTCCATTGCTTTTGTGTTTGGCCTATTAGTAGGACAGGTTAACTGGGGAAAAATTTTAGTGCCACCAGCACAAGCAAGCCTAGTGGATATCGCCATCAAACATGTAGTCGATGAAGAGGGCTTTGTATCCAATCTTGACGAACAAGTGAGTTCTCGCCAGATCAATGCAAAGTTGTTGCCTTTTGCTTATAAGTTCAGCGAAAACTTCCCATATCATGTTTATTACTTGAATCACTGCGGATTTGGACACGCTAATGCCCTTCACATGGTATTTCAAGGTGAAAGTGGCAAAGTCACTCTGTTTGTCACAGGAGTCCAGAGCGATGTTAATGGACACTTTAACAAAGATGGGATGTCTGGAATGGTAGAATCTATCGGTAATAAAAGCCTAATTCTTGTCGGTAACAGCAGCGAAAATATGCGTAAAATTGCAGACAATATTATTCCTCTACTTACCCCATCAAAATAA
- the fadI gene encoding acetyl-CoA C-acyltransferase FadI codes for MGKQEVKTRSGERVAIVAGLRTPFARQSTEFSQVPAVDLGKMVVSELLARTNIEPTLIEQVVFGQVVQMPAAPNIAREIVLGTGMNINTDAYSVTRACATSFQSAVNVAESIMAGTIDIGIAGGADSSSVLPIGVSRKLAASLLALSKTKTIGQKLKVLKSLSLKDLMPVPPAVAEYSTGLSMGQTAEQMAKTHGISRTDQDALAHRSHTLASAAWNDGKIHGEVMTAFPEPYKKWIEQDNNIRHDSTLEGYAKLRPAFDRQYGSVTAANSTPLTDGAAAIMLMREGKAKELGLDIMGYIRSYAFSAIAVQQDMLMGPSHATPIALDRAGITLSDLTLIDMHEAFAAQTLANLKMFASDKFAQEVLGRSQAIGEVDMDKFNVLGGSIAYGHPFAATGARMITQTLRELKRRGGGLALNTACAAGGLGAAMILEVE; via the coding sequence ATGGGCAAACAGGAAGTCAAAACGCGTTCTGGTGAACGCGTTGCTATTGTTGCAGGTCTTCGAACCCCTTTTGCGCGCCAGAGTACTGAATTCAGCCAAGTTCCAGCCGTTGATCTCGGGAAAATGGTGGTCAGTGAATTGCTCGCTCGCACTAATATCGAACCGACATTGATTGAACAGGTCGTGTTTGGACAAGTCGTTCAAATGCCTGCAGCACCGAATATCGCACGGGAAATTGTTCTCGGCACGGGAATGAACATTAATACGGACGCTTACAGTGTGACACGAGCTTGTGCAACCAGCTTTCAATCTGCGGTAAACGTCGCGGAAAGTATTATGGCAGGCACTATTGATATTGGTATTGCTGGTGGCGCCGATTCTTCTTCTGTTTTACCTATTGGTGTTTCAAGGAAATTGGCAGCAAGTCTGTTGGCTCTAAGCAAAACAAAAACAATCGGTCAAAAACTCAAAGTTCTGAAGTCTCTGTCTTTGAAAGATCTTATGCCTGTACCTCCTGCCGTTGCAGAATATTCTACAGGGCTTTCTATGGGGCAAACTGCCGAGCAAATGGCGAAAACTCATGGAATTTCACGTACTGATCAAGATGCATTAGCTCATCGTTCACACACTCTCGCTTCTGCTGCTTGGAATGATGGCAAAATTCATGGCGAGGTTATGACAGCCTTTCCAGAACCTTATAAGAAGTGGATCGAACAGGATAACAACATTCGTCATGATTCGACGCTAGAAGGTTACGCAAAACTGCGTCCAGCTTTTGACCGTCAGTATGGCTCTGTAACCGCTGCGAACAGTACTCCTCTAACGGATGGTGCCGCTGCTATCATGTTGATGCGAGAAGGCAAGGCTAAAGAATTGGGGCTAGACATCATGGGATATATTCGTTCCTATGCTTTTTCTGCAATTGCTGTTCAACAAGATATGCTGATGGGGCCATCCCATGCGACACCAATCGCTCTAGATCGAGCGGGTATTACATTATCTGATTTGACCTTGATAGATATGCATGAAGCCTTTGCTGCTCAAACATTGGCGAATTTGAAGATGTTTGCCAGCGACAAGTTTGCTCAAGAGGTATTGGGTCGTAGCCAAGCTATTGGTGAAGTGGATATGGATAAATTTAATGTACTTGGTGGTTCTATTGCTTATGGACACCCATTTGCGGCGACAGGTGCACGAATGATCACTCAAACACTTCGAGAGTTAAAACGCAGAGGTGGTGGTCTTGCGTTGAATACGGCATGTGCAGCGGGTGGATTGGGTGCAGCAATGATTTTGGAGGTTGAGTAA
- a CDS encoding sigma-70 family RNA polymerase sigma factor: protein METRVSIIKIFGKKSANHPVNNGMDRQRKYEALVRAYHTDLYRYAYWLCKDQSVAEDLVQETCLRAWKSLESLQDEKAAKSWLITILRRENARRFERKQFDLVDIETHGNEAKVSDEAHHQREWLQKQIMKLEQEYREPLFLQIIAGFSGEEISEILELNQNTVMTRLFRARNQLKEMLDCSENFRGQQNG from the coding sequence ATGGAGACTCGAGTGTCAATAATAAAAATATTTGGAAAGAAATCAGCCAATCATCCGGTCAATAACGGTATGGATAGACAAAGAAAATACGAAGCACTTGTGCGTGCTTATCACACCGATCTCTATCGCTACGCTTATTGGTTGTGTAAAGACCAGAGCGTGGCGGAAGATTTGGTGCAAGAGACCTGCTTACGCGCATGGAAGTCATTAGAAAGCTTGCAAGATGAAAAAGCAGCGAAATCTTGGCTCATTACCATATTGAGGCGAGAAAACGCTCGACGCTTTGAACGTAAGCAATTCGACCTAGTGGATATTGAAACCCATGGTAACGAAGCCAAAGTGTCTGATGAGGCTCATCATCAAAGAGAGTGGCTACAGAAACAGATTATGAAACTCGAACAAGAATATCGCGAGCCGTTGTTCTTACAAATCATTGCAGGCTTTAGCGGTGAAGAGATCAGTGAGATCCTCGAACTTAACCAGAACACAGTGATGACCCGACTTTTCCGCGCTCGTAATCAATTAAAAGAGATGCTGGATTGTTCCGAAAACTTTAGAGGGCAGCAAAATGGATGA